The DNA region AGCTACCACTGAGAGCAGCACAAAAAACCATCAGGTCAGGAGCGGTGGGAGCCACCAGAGCGCCCAATCCTAGCAGGGCGATCGCACTGGTGCCAGCGGCTAATCCGTCCAACCCGTCTGTCAGGTTGGTGGCATTACTTTCAGCAACGAGAGAAAACCAGGCGATCGGGAGAAATAGGATACCCAGTGGCAAAACAGCACCAAAGGGAAGAGCGAGATTGGTAATGCTAACAGGCTGGGTCAGCATCGCCCACAGGCAAAAAAAGCCCCCAAAGGCAATTTGCAGAGCCAGCTTCAGCCGTGGGGAAATGCCTTTATTGGATTTACGACGAATAATCTGCCAATCATCCAGCCAGCCGATCGCGGCATAGGCGAGAGTCAGGCCCGAAACAGCCAGAACTGCAGGAGAAAATCCCGACCAGGCGATCGCGACTACCAGGGCGACCGGAATGAAAAAGATGCCTCCCATAGTGGGAGTACCGGCCTTTCTCAGGTGGGATTGCGGCCCATCTTCCCGAATAGCCTGCCCCGCTTTCAGTGCTTGCAGGGTGGGAACGGCCCAAAAACCCAAAACTGCCGTCGTGAGCGCACATACCCACAGCGGCAGGACTAGAGATTGAATTTGGATGGGCGATCGACCAGCTAACCAGTCCAGGTAAAAGGCAACCAGACTTAAGCCGACGGTTAATGCACCAAACAGTAACGCCCCTGAAAGCTTAAACGTACTACGGTAGAAAAGTTTGGCATCCACAAGCGTTTTACTCCACTCCACACACTACACACAAAATCCTGGCTGCTTAACTACAGTCAATTGTTCACAGAGTTAGCAGGCGATTATCAATCACACACCACAAAAATCAGGCTTAATGGGGCTTTCCTTACCCCTTATCGGCAGACCAAAAGTGATCTAAGCCTTGTCCAAGTCCAGAACCGGAGTTTCTCTAATCGGAAAACGACCGTTCTCTAGCTGGACTTGGTTTAGTCATCCAGATCCAGGTCATCATCGTCTTCATCCAGATCAAACGAGTTGTCATCGCCTGCCATCAACTCATTGATCTCTTCTTCATCATCCAGGTAGTCAAAATCGGAACTATCCCGCGCTAATAAACGCCCACTGCTTTCCAACCAATCCAGGATGGAAGAGTCTCGTTTCTGCGGTAGAACAGTTGCTCGTTGATTTCGGGGTTCTTCGCGCAAAGAAGGGTTGTAAGTCATAGAGATGAGATTCTAAAAGAAAAACTGGTCAGTATACTGAAGATCTTAGCCTCGAATTGTTCAGGATCTATCCCTCTAACTAACGATTTGGACGACGAAACACCCAGAGTGTACCACCCTTCGGTGAAATTGCAAGATTTTTCTGTTAAGCCTTGTCCAAGGCCAGACGGTGGTCTCTCTAGTGACAAGAAGGCAGAAGGTAGAGGGCAGAAGAAAAAGTTGATTCTGATGCTGAGGGTGAGCGCAGTTCTAGCTGGACTCGGTTTAATTGCAAGTGTTTCATCCAGATTTTCGCCGATCTAGGGAAAATTCTCAAACAAGGACGGAATGATCATGTTGGGTAAAGCTGAGTTACTGGAAGCGATCGCTGGAAAAAATCGTGGACTCTTAGCATCTAATGCAGATAAACAGGCGATTTTGTCTGCGATCGCCCAGTTGGAAGATCGTAATCCTACCCCTCAGCCTGTGGAAGCCAGTGATTTATTAGATGGGGATTGGCGATTGCTCTACACCACCAGTCGGGGCATTTTAGGCATTGATCAATTTCCGCTATTGAAATTGGGAGAGGTCTACCAGTGTATCCGCACGGCTGGCTCGAAGGTGTACAACATTGCTGAAGTGTATGGCCTACCAGGCTTAGAAGGACTGGTCAGCGTGGCCGCCAGTTTCAAACCTGTATCAGAGCGGCGAGTGAATGTCACCTTTGAACGCTCCATCCTGGGGTTGCGTCGCTTGATCGGCTACCAAACTCCCAGGGATTTTATTGAAAAGATTGAATCAGGACAGAAGTTAATCGCGATCGACTTTCCGATCAATCGACCGGATCAGAAAGGTTGGTTGGATATTACCTATCTCGATCGGGACTTAAGAATAGGCCGGGGAAATGAGGGTAGTGTGTTTGTATTGACAAAAGGGTGACAAGAGGCAGGGAAGCGAGATGATGGAGGGTGGGAGAATCAGTCAAGGCAGGCAGGAGATGGAGGAGCAATTCACAATTCACAATTCACAATTCAAAGTTCAAAATTTCCCACTACGCCTCTCCCAGGGGCACCTCACCCTGCTTTCCACCTGCCCGCGCAAGTTTCAGCATGTGATTGTGGAGCAACTTGGCTCGCCTAACTCCCCAGAAGAACAGGAAAAACTGAGCCAGGGCAGCCGATTTCATCTCCTGTTGCAGCAATGGCAGCTTGATCTTCCAGTGGAATCTTTTGTGCAGGAAGATCCCCAACTGAATGGTTGGTTTCAGGGGTTTCTGCAGGCGATTCCACAAATTCTGACCCTGAACTCTAATCATCAGACTGGGGAACAGGATCAGTTGTACCAGACTGAACATCAGCGCACGCTGGAGCTCCAGGGCTATCTGCTTACGGTTGTTTATGACTTGTTAATTTCTAACCCTCACCAGGCCAGAATTCTGGATTGGAAAACTTATCCCCGTCCTCGCAATGTTCAATGGCTAAAGCAGAACTGGCAGACTCGGCTTTATCCGTTTGTATTAGCCGAAACCAGCCCTTACGCACCGGAACAAATTTCGATGGTGTACTGGTTCTTCCAATCTTGGAGCAACGACTCTTCGCCTCAAAGCTTCCTGCTCCAGTACGATCGCGCTCAACATGAACAAACCCGTCAGGATCTGATCCATCTTCTAAACCAACTCACTCACTGGTTAGAGTGCTATCACACCGGAGAATCCTTTCCTCAAGTAGCCATCGGTACTCAAGCCTGTGAGGAGTGTAGTTTTGCAGTTCGCTGCGATCGGATTTCTCCCCATCGAGAAGATGCCACGACTGCAAGCAACCATACAGATCTCGGCCCAGCCCCCCCCCTGCCTCTCATCCTCCCCACCCTGGCAGACATCCAGGAAATTCCCCTGTAACTCTCACCCTCACCCATTACTCCCCTACCCCCTCACCCCTTCACCCTTCCCATGACCGATTCTCCTAAAACGGATGAACCCCTGACCATCACCATTCGCGACATGGACATTGATGACATCGCCCCGGTCTATCACCTGGGAGAAACGTTGTTCACCAGCGATTTGTATCCTTATATCTACCGCACCTGGGATCAGTGGGAAGTGATTGGGCTGTATAACACAGATCCGGAGTACTGTCTGGTGGCTGAAGCTCAGGATCAACTGGCGGGGTTTATTTTAGGAACCATCATCAACAAATCGACCTGGGTGTACGGCTACATCATTTGGTTAGGGGTGAATCCGGCCTTTCACCGTCGGGGAATTGCCGATCGCCTGGTGGATAAACTGGTGGAACGCATGATTGACGACGGTGCCCGGTTCATGATGGTGGATACGGATCCAGAGAATACCCCGGCTGTGAAGTTCTTTACTCGCAAGGGCTTTGGCAACGCTCGCAAGCACGTATTTCTGTCCATGAACCTGAGCAAACACGAATACTACGGCAAACTGATTGCCTACGAACGGGAAAAAGCCGAACGCCAGGTCTGGAAACGCCCTCGTCGTCGCCCTACCCAATCCTGATCCAGGCAAACAACATGGCATGATGATTAGCGGTGCTGTAAGCTAAACCAAGTCCAGCTAGAGAACCGGAGTTGACACCAGGGAAACCGTAGTTCTGGGCTTGGATTCAGGTTTAAATAAAGGAATGGTTTCATGCGGTGTGCGGTTGTCAGTCGGGCAGGACAGGTGTTGGCTAATGGTTATCTGTTGCTGCATCAAAATGAAGCAGGCGAATGGCGATTAGATTTACGAACCGATGGCGGACGACTGATTGAAGGCGGTATGGTGGGGCCAGATGGAGATTTGACCTCTGCCAGCCAAGTCCTATTTCGCCAGTTCTTTGAAGTCTGGGGGATGAGTGATTTAACCTTAATGGTCACAGTTCGTTAATACTTCATTGTTAATTATGCTTCACCACCACTGTCCCGGTCTTCGCCGCCTATGACCTCTTACCCAGCGCGGCCCACCTTTGCTGCCTCTCCAATGCCCTTTGACCTTGACCTCTTTTTGTCCAAATATCGCTCTCCATGCCGAAAGAAAAATAACTAGCAATATTGCTATAGCAAGGATTGAGGTCATGGTCGGATCTGGAGCGCATATCCAAAGATAAGAAAAGATTTGCGTTACTGCAAGATGTTGGTAACGCTATTACAGATTGTTGAAGTTGCATCCCATAATTTAAGGCTGTTACCCTACCAGAGTAAGGCAGTTCAAATTAGGGATGCGATGACGGAAGCCAGAAATGTTTTAGGAGGAACCTTGCAGATCTGCTGCACTTCGCCCATGACCGGGTTCTATCGGGATGGCTGCTGCAATACGGGAGCGGGAGATGTGGGTGCCCATGTGGTCTGTGCTCAAGTGACTGAGCAATTTTTGGATTACACGCGAGCGCAGGGCAATGATCTGTCTACTCCGGTGCCTGCCTTCAACTTTCCGGGGCTGAAACCGGGCGATCGCTGGTGTTTGTGTGCTTCGCGGTGGAAAG from Leptodesmis sichuanensis A121 includes:
- the mraY gene encoding phospho-N-acetylmuramoyl-pentapeptide-transferase, yielding MDAKLFYRSTFKLSGALLFGALTVGLSLVAFYLDWLAGRSPIQIQSLVLPLWVCALTTAVLGFWAVPTLQALKAGQAIREDGPQSHLRKAGTPTMGGIFFIPVALVVAIAWSGFSPAVLAVSGLTLAYAAIGWLDDWQIIRRKSNKGISPRLKLALQIAFGGFFCLWAMLTQPVSITNLALPFGAVLPLGILFLPIAWFSLVAESNATNLTDGLDGLAAGTSAIALLGLGALVAPTAPDLMVFCAALSGSCLGFLVHNRNPARVFMGDTGSLALGGALAAVAVLTNSLLALLVLSGLFLIETLSVMAQVGYYKATKGPDGIGKRLFKMSPYHNHLELSGWSETRIVAVFYILAGLLTLLTLAIF
- a CDS encoding DUF3134 domain-containing protein, with the translated sequence MTYNPSLREEPRNQRATVLPQKRDSSILDWLESSGRLLARDSSDFDYLDDEEEINELMAGDDNSFDLDEDDDDLDLDD
- a CDS encoding PAP/fibrillin family protein; this encodes MLGKAELLEAIAGKNRGLLASNADKQAILSAIAQLEDRNPTPQPVEASDLLDGDWRLLYTTSRGILGIDQFPLLKLGEVYQCIRTAGSKVYNIAEVYGLPGLEGLVSVAASFKPVSERRVNVTFERSILGLRRLIGYQTPRDFIEKIESGQKLIAIDFPINRPDQKGWLDITYLDRDLRIGRGNEGSVFVLTKG
- a CDS encoding PD-(D/E)XK nuclease family protein; this encodes MEEQFTIHNSQFKVQNFPLRLSQGHLTLLSTCPRKFQHVIVEQLGSPNSPEEQEKLSQGSRFHLLLQQWQLDLPVESFVQEDPQLNGWFQGFLQAIPQILTLNSNHQTGEQDQLYQTEHQRTLELQGYLLTVVYDLLISNPHQARILDWKTYPRPRNVQWLKQNWQTRLYPFVLAETSPYAPEQISMVYWFFQSWSNDSSPQSFLLQYDRAQHEQTRQDLIHLLNQLTHWLECYHTGESFPQVAIGTQACEECSFAVRCDRISPHREDATTASNHTDLGPAPPLPLILPTLADIQEIPL
- a CDS encoding GNAT family N-acetyltransferase produces the protein MTDSPKTDEPLTITIRDMDIDDIAPVYHLGETLFTSDLYPYIYRTWDQWEVIGLYNTDPEYCLVAEAQDQLAGFILGTIINKSTWVYGYIIWLGVNPAFHRRGIADRLVDKLVERMIDDGARFMMVDTDPENTPAVKFFTRKGFGNARKHVFLSMNLSKHEYYGKLIAYEREKAERQVWKRPRRRPTQS
- a CDS encoding DUF2237 family protein, translating into MTEARNVLGGTLQICCTSPMTGFYRDGCCNTGAGDVGAHVVCAQVTEQFLDYTRAQGNDLSTPVPAFNFPGLKPGDRWCLCASRWKEALDDGVAPPVILAATHASALEYVTLDELKQHAIDCG